From the genome of Hydrogenophilus thermoluteolus, one region includes:
- a CDS encoding type II toxin-antitoxin system Phd/YefM family antitoxin, with amino-acid sequence MRVVNFSEARNNLKRVIDQVIADADYTIIVRRDAPDAVVLSLETFNSLMETVHLLKSPANAAHLARSLAQYRQGQVTQQDLIDAE; translated from the coding sequence ATGCGCGTAGTCAATTTTTCCGAAGCCCGGAACAACCTCAAACGGGTGATCGACCAGGTCATTGCCGACGCCGACTATACGATCATCGTCCGTCGGGATGCTCCCGATGCGGTGGTGCTGTCGCTGGAAACCTTCAACAGCCTGATGGAGACGGTTCATCTCCTCAAATCACCCGCGAATGCTGCTCACCTCGCGCGTTCGCTCGCGCAGTACCGTCAGGGTCAAGTGACGCAGCAGGACTTGATCGATGCCGAGTGA
- a CDS encoding Txe/YoeB family addiction module toxin yields the protein MPSDERPLKLTWTLAAWEDYQYWQSQDKKTLKRINALIQDCLRHPFEGIGKPEPLRENLSGFWSRRIDETHRLVYCVDGEALVVIACRYHY from the coding sequence ATGCCGAGTGACGAGCGGCCATTGAAACTCACCTGGACCCTGGCGGCGTGGGAAGATTATCAATATTGGCAAAGTCAGGACAAAAAGACCTTGAAGCGCATCAATGCATTGATCCAAGACTGTTTGCGCCATCCGTTCGAAGGCATCGGCAAACCCGAACCGTTGCGCGAGAACCTTTCGGGTTTCTGGTCACGCCGCATTGACGAGACCCACCGCTTGGTCTACTGTGTCGATGGCGAAGCGTTGGTGGTGATTGCGTGCCGTTACCACTACTAG
- a CDS encoding cytochrome b/b6 domain-containing protein — translation MSQNQTPIPVWDPLLRLFHWALVACVVGAFVTVKLGGNAMIWHGRFGVAICGLIAFRLLWGVIGPETARFSQFVKGPAAIRAYLQGAWHGIGHNPLGALSVVAMLAVFGIQAVLGLFSYDEIAFRGPLARLVSEATQLALTSWHRQLEPVLIALVALHLTAILFYRVVKREDLVRPMITGYRLATPHEVKAARLEATAASQDASAASHDATTLPFAVVWHTKAYWVRASIAIAVGIATALVASGVWIPAPEVAPVAAPEW, via the coding sequence ATGTCGCAAAACCAAACCCCAATCCCCGTCTGGGATCCGCTGCTGCGCCTCTTTCACTGGGCGCTGGTTGCGTGCGTCGTCGGCGCGTTCGTTACGGTGAAATTGGGCGGTAACGCGATGATCTGGCACGGTCGGTTCGGTGTCGCGATTTGCGGGTTGATCGCGTTTCGCCTGCTTTGGGGGGTGATTGGGCCAGAGACCGCGCGTTTTTCCCAGTTCGTCAAAGGGCCTGCGGCGATTCGCGCCTATCTCCAAGGGGCATGGCACGGGATCGGCCACAACCCGTTGGGGGCGCTCTCGGTGGTCGCGATGCTCGCCGTGTTCGGAATCCAAGCGGTGCTTGGGCTCTTTTCCTATGACGAGATCGCGTTTCGTGGGCCGCTCGCGCGCTTGGTCAGCGAAGCGACGCAGCTCGCGCTCACGAGTTGGCACCGCCAACTCGAACCGGTGCTGATCGCGCTCGTCGCGCTGCACCTCACCGCAATCCTCTTTTACCGCGTGGTCAAACGCGAAGACTTGGTGCGGCCGATGATCACCGGCTATCGTTTGGCAACGCCGCATGAGGTCAAGGCCGCACGACTAGAGGCCACCGCCGCGTCGCAGGACGCATCGGCGGCGTCGCACGACGCAACAACTCTACCCTTTGCGGTGGTGTGGCACACGAAAGCCTATTGGGTACGGGCAAGCATTGCGATTGCGGTGGGGATTGCTACCGCGCTTGTGGCGAGCGGGGTTTGGATCCCCGCCCCAGAAGTGGCGCCGGTTGCGGCGCCCGAATGGTGA
- a CDS encoding c-type cytochrome, translating to MKRIAMITALTLCAAAAHADALKPEDKVKFRQASYTTMAWNMGKIKAMVVDGTMPFSQTQVSAAANVIAAIANSGMGALYSPDTLGVVGFKKSRLKENFFQEQDEVRKIATNFVEQANKLAEVAAMGDKDEIKAQFGEVGKACKACHEKFREEE from the coding sequence ATGAAACGCATCGCCATGATCACAGCGCTCACACTCTGTGCCGCAGCAGCACACGCCGACGCGCTCAAACCGGAAGACAAAGTGAAATTCCGCCAGGCCAGCTACACCACCATGGCCTGGAACATGGGCAAAATCAAAGCGATGGTCGTTGATGGCACGATGCCGTTCAGCCAGACGCAGGTCTCTGCAGCCGCGAACGTGATCGCCGCGATCGCCAATTCCGGTATGGGCGCGCTCTATTCGCCCGATACGCTGGGCGTTGTCGGCTTCAAGAAGTCGCGCCTCAAGGAGAATTTCTTCCAAGAGCAGGACGAAGTGCGGAAAATCGCGACCAATTTCGTCGAACAAGCGAACAAACTCGCCGAAGTGGCGGCAATGGGTGACAAAGACGAAATCAAAGCGCAGTTTGGTGAAGTCGGCAAAGCCTGCAAAGCCTGCCACGAAAAATTCCGCGAAGAGGAGTAA
- a CDS encoding methyl-accepting chemotaxis protein has translation MSELDLIEKPTSHVSAHIPFLLQRIKFTLVVLVLFIWAMAGYSLVMNGPQIPNIVAPLVTTFLAFFAYRSIVQPFVTLGKIATTLQEVKKGHFSRRITHTKGLGEIGKVAWELNEFLDIVEAYFKEVTTCFLRAQRDDFTRKALVAGMPGEFAVSMAAINEALDAMQQAAEFSRKNRLMSELHHLNTGNLLKNLAGNQSDLVAVGNEMDGVLKLAQQNEAGAAQSQQTVRAIAATLTEITNRMSETAQTAKQLEASSTQIDKAVQLIADITEQTNLLALNAAIEAARAGEMGRGFAVVADEVRKLAERTRKATEEIGQVMGGLRSEVDAMVTQTLALSDAAQQVAGKVTGFEAQFDEVAKSAKETIAALTKAKDVAFASLVKLDHVIYMQRGYVAVEKGGEGEEAQAVLVDHHNCRLGKWYYEGHGKAAFSHLPAYRELEGPHQQVHSGVRAAITQAKQDWLHDDSILQAIVAGMHQAETGSQQVIRLIGEMMAQKYDATAQPEKRTSVTARLRGRSVGTA, from the coding sequence ATGAGCGAGCTCGATCTCATCGAAAAGCCGACGAGTCACGTCAGCGCCCACATTCCGTTCCTGCTGCAACGGATCAAATTCACCCTGGTTGTCCTCGTGTTGTTCATCTGGGCGATGGCCGGTTACTCACTCGTGATGAACGGTCCACAAATTCCCAATATCGTCGCGCCGCTCGTCACCACCTTTTTGGCGTTTTTTGCCTACCGCTCGATCGTGCAGCCTTTCGTCACCCTTGGCAAGATCGCTACGACGCTGCAGGAGGTGAAAAAAGGGCACTTCAGCCGCCGCATCACCCATACCAAAGGGCTGGGTGAGATCGGGAAAGTGGCGTGGGAACTCAACGAGTTCCTCGATATCGTCGAAGCCTACTTCAAAGAGGTCACCACCTGTTTCCTGCGCGCACAGCGCGACGATTTCACCCGCAAAGCGCTCGTGGCCGGGATGCCGGGAGAATTCGCGGTCTCGATGGCGGCGATCAACGAAGCGCTCGACGCGATGCAACAAGCGGCGGAGTTTTCGCGCAAGAACCGCTTGATGAGCGAACTCCACCACCTCAATACCGGTAACCTCCTCAAAAACTTGGCGGGGAATCAGAGCGACCTGGTAGCGGTCGGCAACGAAATGGACGGCGTCTTGAAACTCGCGCAACAGAACGAAGCGGGTGCGGCACAAAGCCAACAGACGGTACGTGCTATTGCCGCGACGCTCACTGAGATCACCAACCGCATGAGCGAAACCGCACAAACCGCAAAACAGCTCGAAGCCTCGAGCACCCAGATCGACAAAGCGGTGCAGTTGATTGCGGATATCACCGAGCAGACCAACCTTTTGGCGTTGAATGCCGCGATCGAAGCAGCGCGCGCGGGCGAGATGGGGCGCGGCTTTGCGGTGGTTGCGGACGAAGTCCGCAAACTCGCAGAACGCACCCGCAAAGCCACCGAGGAGATCGGGCAGGTGATGGGCGGGTTACGCAGCGAAGTCGACGCGATGGTCACACAAACGCTCGCCCTCTCAGACGCCGCGCAACAGGTTGCGGGCAAAGTCACCGGCTTCGAAGCCCAATTCGACGAGGTGGCAAAAAGCGCGAAAGAGACGATCGCGGCACTCACCAAAGCGAAAGACGTGGCGTTTGCGAGCCTCGTGAAGCTCGACCATGTGATCTATATGCAACGCGGCTACGTCGCGGTGGAGAAGGGCGGCGAAGGGGAAGAGGCGCAAGCGGTTCTGGTCGACCACCACAACTGCCGCTTGGGCAAATGGTACTACGAAGGGCACGGCAAAGCCGCGTTTTCCCATCTGCCCGCGTACCGCGAACTCGAAGGGCCGCACCAACAGGTCCACAGTGGTGTGCGCGCTGCGATCACGCAAGCGAAGCAAGATTGGCTCCACGACGATTCGATCCTGCAGGCGATCGTCGCCGGGATGCACCAAGCCGAAACCGGCAGCCAGCAGGTGATCCGCTTGATCGGGGAGATGATGGCGCAGAAGTACGATGCAACTGCCCAGCCTGAAAAGCGTACTTCGGTAACAGCGCGCCTGCGTGGCCGCAGCGTGGGCACCGCGTGA
- a CDS encoding PAS domain-containing protein: MKRKITPTQTEVTFSPDEQIISKTDPKGRITYINRVFMKVSGFTEEDALGVQHNLVRHPDMPRGAFKHLWDTIAQGHEWFGFVKNITKEGHFYWVFANVTPDIEAGRILGYFSVRRQAPRAAIAVIEPLYAEMRRIEQEAGAAKACDASLAWLTAHLAEKGHTYESFVLNLFQSHPNA, encoded by the coding sequence ATGAAACGCAAGATCACACCGACCCAAACCGAAGTCACTTTTTCGCCCGATGAGCAGATCATCAGCAAGACCGACCCGAAAGGGCGTATCACCTATATCAACCGCGTTTTCATGAAGGTTTCTGGTTTCACCGAAGAAGACGCACTGGGCGTACAACACAATCTGGTGCGCCACCCCGATATGCCCAGAGGCGCGTTCAAACACCTCTGGGACACGATCGCGCAGGGCCACGAGTGGTTTGGGTTCGTCAAAAACATCACCAAGGAGGGACACTTTTACTGGGTCTTCGCGAACGTCACGCCCGACATCGAAGCGGGCCGCATCCTCGGTTACTTTTCGGTACGCCGCCAGGCACCGCGCGCCGCGATCGCGGTGATCGAACCCCTCTACGCCGAGATGCGCCGCATCGAACAGGAAGCAGGTGCCGCGAAAGCGTGCGACGCGTCGCTTGCATGGCTCACTGCGCACCTTGCGGAAAAGGGCCACACCTATGAGTCGTTTGTCCTCAACCTCTTCCAGTCGCACCCCAATGCGTAA
- a CDS encoding DegQ family serine endoprotease: MDGILARYPRTNLSRRAAALCLTAAASLLPLFAHAHPHASAALTPAFFGSETREASLPDFADLAEAVKPTVVNISVKTTVERTGFPGAMPFPFEEGDPFYEFFRRFGIPMPIIPNPHGPGGAPEVRRGVGSGFIISSDGYILTNAHVVSDEEGGKTELTVRLADGREFPAKVVGVDKRTDVAVVKIDAQNLPTVRFGDPQKARVGEWVIAVGAPFGLDQTVTAGIISAKSRRLPDETYVPFLQTDVAINPGNSGGPLFNLKGEVIGINSMIYSRSGGYMGISFAIPIDVALKVKDQLIQYGRVQRGKLGVVIQGMDEALAQSFGLEKPFGALVTQVEPGSPAARAGIEVGDIIVAVDGNEVKDSGDLPRMIGERRPGEKVTIGLLRQGKRLEKMVTLAELDDPDAAPTAKGTDNDTPFGLTVRPLTPQEAKNRGVEGGVIVTAVSGAAAQAGIQPGDVILAVNQKRVQTPAELKAALAKAGKRVALLIDRDGMRLFIAVTR; encoded by the coding sequence ATGGATGGAATCCTGGCCCGTTATCCCCGCACGAACCTTTCCCGGCGCGCGGCAGCGCTGTGCCTCACCGCGGCCGCATCGCTGCTACCCTTGTTCGCGCACGCCCACCCCCACGCCTCCGCGGCGCTCACCCCAGCCTTTTTCGGCAGTGAAACGCGAGAAGCTTCACTTCCCGATTTTGCCGACCTTGCCGAAGCGGTCAAACCCACCGTCGTCAACATTTCGGTAAAAACCACCGTCGAGCGGACCGGTTTTCCCGGCGCGATGCCGTTCCCGTTCGAAGAGGGTGACCCCTTCTACGAATTTTTCCGCCGCTTCGGGATTCCGATGCCGATCATTCCCAACCCGCACGGCCCGGGGGGCGCCCCCGAAGTGCGGCGTGGCGTGGGTTCAGGCTTCATCATCAGCAGCGACGGCTATATTCTGACCAACGCCCACGTCGTCTCCGATGAAGAGGGGGGTAAGACGGAACTCACCGTGCGCCTTGCCGACGGCCGTGAATTCCCCGCGAAGGTAGTGGGAGTCGACAAACGGACCGACGTCGCAGTGGTCAAAATCGACGCGCAGAATCTCCCCACGGTCCGTTTCGGGGATCCCCAAAAAGCGCGGGTGGGCGAATGGGTGATCGCCGTGGGCGCGCCGTTTGGGCTCGACCAAACGGTCACCGCCGGAATCATCTCAGCGAAATCGCGCCGCTTGCCCGACGAGACCTACGTACCATTTCTCCAAACCGACGTCGCGATCAACCCGGGGAACTCCGGTGGGCCGCTCTTCAACCTCAAGGGCGAGGTGATCGGCATCAACAGCATGATCTACTCGCGCTCCGGCGGCTATATGGGGATTTCGTTCGCAATCCCCATCGACGTTGCGCTCAAGGTCAAAGACCAACTCATCCAGTACGGTCGAGTGCAGCGCGGCAAACTCGGCGTGGTGATCCAGGGTATGGACGAGGCGCTGGCGCAGAGTTTCGGTCTTGAAAAACCTTTCGGCGCACTGGTGACGCAAGTCGAGCCGGGGAGCCCCGCTGCCCGCGCCGGCATCGAGGTGGGTGACATCATCGTCGCGGTCGATGGTAACGAGGTGAAGGACTCGGGTGACTTGCCGCGGATGATCGGCGAGCGCCGACCTGGGGAGAAAGTGACGATTGGGCTCCTCCGTCAAGGCAAACGGCTGGAAAAAATGGTGACGCTCGCGGAACTCGACGACCCCGATGCGGCACCCACCGCCAAAGGGACCGACAACGACACCCCGTTCGGCCTCACCGTGCGCCCGCTCACCCCGCAAGAAGCGAAAAACCGCGGCGTAGAAGGCGGCGTGATCGTCACTGCGGTGAGCGGCGCCGCTGCGCAAGCGGGAATTCAGCCTGGTGACGTCATTTTGGCCGTCAATCAGAAGCGGGTCCAAACGCCAGCCGAGCTCAAAGCGGCGCTCGCCAAAGCGGGCAAACGGGTGGCGTTGCTGATCGACCGTGACGGCATGCGTCTTTTCATCGCGGTAACCCGATAA
- a CDS encoding hydrogen peroxide-inducible genes activator — protein sequence MTLNELRYLVALAHARHFGRAAEQCGVSQPTLSLAIKKLEKRLGALLFERTAADVKLTEVGRDVVAQAEKVLFEVQRLEEIAQAHRDPFMGPLRVGAIYTIGPYLFPRLVPKMREKAPQMPLILEEGYTAQLAESLKRGTLDVAVLSLPFEEPGIVTQPLYDEPFRVLLPADHPWLVHEAIPASWLAEASVLLLGPGNCFRDQVLEICPQCVRRSPLEEPFAGSSLETIRLMVASGLGITVLPASAADDASRLSPLLAVRPFAPPEPYRRVVLAWRVTYPRHRAVDLLREAIWEAGLPGVHRTGTLADGYLTSQGECWETTQSVR from the coding sequence ATCACGTTGAACGAATTGCGCTACTTGGTGGCGCTGGCGCATGCGCGCCATTTCGGACGCGCGGCGGAGCAGTGTGGTGTGAGCCAGCCCACGTTGTCGTTGGCGATCAAGAAGTTGGAAAAACGGCTGGGCGCGTTGCTCTTCGAGCGCACCGCTGCCGATGTGAAGCTCACCGAAGTGGGGCGCGACGTCGTGGCGCAGGCCGAAAAGGTGCTCTTCGAGGTGCAGCGCCTGGAGGAGATCGCGCAAGCGCATCGCGATCCGTTCATGGGGCCGTTGCGGGTGGGCGCGATCTATACGATCGGTCCCTACCTCTTTCCCCGTCTGGTTCCCAAAATGCGGGAAAAAGCGCCACAGATGCCGCTGATTCTGGAGGAAGGGTACACGGCCCAGTTGGCGGAGTCGTTGAAGCGCGGGACGTTGGATGTCGCGGTGTTGTCGCTGCCGTTCGAAGAACCCGGAATCGTCACGCAACCGCTCTATGACGAACCGTTCCGCGTGCTGTTGCCTGCAGACCATCCGTGGTTGGTGCATGAAGCGATTCCGGCGTCGTGGTTGGCCGAAGCGTCGGTGTTGCTCTTGGGGCCGGGCAACTGCTTTCGCGATCAGGTGTTGGAGATCTGCCCGCAGTGTGTCCGTCGATCCCCGCTTGAAGAGCCGTTTGCCGGCAGTTCCTTGGAGACGATCCGTCTGATGGTCGCCAGTGGCTTGGGGATCACGGTATTGCCCGCCTCCGCGGCCGACGACGCCAGCCGCTTGTCGCCGCTGCTTGCCGTGCGGCCGTTCGCACCGCCCGAACCCTACCGCCGGGTGGTGCTGGCGTGGCGGGTCACCTACCCCCGCCACCGCGCGGTCGATCTGCTGCGCGAAGCGATTTGGGAAGCAGGGTTACCGGGTGTGCATCGGACAGGGACGTTGGCGGACGGTTATCTCACCAGTCAGGGAGAGTGCTGGGAGACGACGCAGTCCGTGCGCTAG
- a CDS encoding NYN domain-containing protein produces MTEKSAPGSKPSLTDSGIAEPRGSSLFELRPVDLLRHVSPIVTAVMVDAEFFLKRAHRLFGPTTPRDAAEKLHKLALDHLNDSHGQRTARLYRIFVYDAPPVAWKGHTPLRKRSLDLAQSPTAQWRHAFHETLRGLRKVALRLGEIPTNQVRWQLKAEVLKELINGKRRWEDLTDDDFRLDLRQKGVDMRLGLDIASLAYKRQVNQIVLISGDADFVPAAKLARREGIDFILDPMWATIRPDLYEHIDGLRSVCPRPSKKTQSNAEVS; encoded by the coding sequence ATGACAGAGAAATCCGCCCCTGGCAGTAAGCCTTCCCTCACGGATTCAGGGATCGCCGAACCCAGGGGCAGTTCTCTTTTCGAACTTCGCCCTGTCGACCTTTTGCGCCACGTCTCTCCTATCGTCACTGCGGTGATGGTGGATGCTGAATTTTTTCTCAAGCGTGCGCATCGCCTGTTCGGTCCAACAACGCCCCGCGACGCTGCCGAAAAGCTTCACAAGCTGGCACTTGATCATCTCAATGACTCGCACGGCCAGCGTACGGCCCGTTTGTACCGTATTTTTGTGTACGATGCCCCTCCTGTTGCCTGGAAGGGGCATACGCCCCTCAGAAAGCGGTCGCTGGATTTGGCGCAGTCTCCGACGGCACAGTGGCGGCACGCGTTTCATGAGACGCTTCGTGGTCTGCGAAAAGTCGCGCTGCGCCTGGGTGAAATCCCTACCAACCAAGTGCGGTGGCAACTCAAGGCAGAGGTGTTGAAAGAACTCATCAACGGCAAACGCCGTTGGGAAGATCTGACCGACGACGATTTTCGACTGGACTTGCGCCAGAAGGGTGTCGATATGCGCTTGGGTCTGGATATCGCTTCCTTGGCTTACAAGCGGCAAGTCAACCAGATCGTTTTGATCTCGGGCGATGCCGATTTTGTGCCAGCAGCGAAGCTTGCACGCCGAGAAGGTATCGATTTCATCCTGGACCCGATGTGGGCTACGATCCGCCCAGACTTATACGAGCACATCGACGGCTTGCGCTCGGTATGTCCGCGTCCGTCGAAAAAAACTCAGAGTAACGCCGAAGTTTCTTGA
- a CDS encoding Dps family protein: MEPKIDIGIAQEDRQAIAQGLSKLLADTFVLYLTTHNFHWNVTGPMFQTLHTMFMEQYTELWNALDEIAERIRALGHPAPGSMSEYLKLTRLSEVHGVPKAEEMVRILVAGHEAVCKTAREIVPTVERANDEPTLDLLTQRLQIHEKTAWMLRSLLA, translated from the coding sequence ATGGAACCGAAAATCGACATCGGCATCGCGCAGGAAGATCGGCAAGCGATCGCGCAAGGGCTCTCCAAACTTTTGGCCGATACCTTCGTGCTCTACTTGACGACGCACAATTTCCACTGGAACGTCACCGGCCCGATGTTCCAGACGCTGCACACGATGTTCATGGAGCAATATACGGAGTTGTGGAACGCACTCGACGAGATCGCGGAGCGGATCCGCGCGCTCGGTCATCCGGCGCCGGGGAGCATGTCGGAGTACCTGAAATTGACTCGCCTTTCCGAAGTCCACGGTGTGCCGAAAGCGGAGGAGATGGTCCGGATTTTGGTTGCCGGGCACGAGGCGGTGTGTAAGACGGCGCGCGAGATCGTGCCAACCGTGGAACGCGCCAACGACGAGCCGACGCTCGATCTCCTCACCCAACGGTTGCAGATCCACGAAAAGACGGCGTGGATGTTGCGCAGCCTCTTGGCGTGA
- a CDS encoding DNA topoisomerase III, translated as MNDTTPPHGKWLIIAEKPSVAQDIARALGGFQRQKDYYESDLYVLSSAVGHLLELKAPEGVEPKRGKWSFAHLPVLPDHFDLQPIKKSEDRLKLLLRLAKRKDVVGLINACDAGREGELIFHYIVTYGKIKKPVKRLWLQSMTPQAIRAAFAELRDHEALTGLREAAISRAESDWLIGINGTRALTAFNSKSGGFQLTPVGRVQTPTLAMVVEREKAIRAFTPRPYWEVEAEFAIASGTYRGRWFRESFQKGDDPDATPYRLWREEEAQAIVDRCRGQTATVEERSKPSQQSAPLLFDLTSLQREANSRFGFSARQTLALAQALYERHKVLTYPRTDAKALPEDMIATVRETLAHLPDTYQPFADKILANGWVRPNKRIFDNSKVSDHFAIIPTGERPKHLNDAEAKLFDLVVRRFLAIFYPAAEYRITTRISRVGEDAFKTEGKVLVQPGWLEVYGKQGETDDETATGTLPPLLPGETAKVAAIEAKALTTKPPARFTEATLLSAMESAGKLVEDEALRAAMAERGLGTPATRAQIIEGLIQDHYLIRDGRELIPTPKAFSLMTLLKGLGIELLRSPELTGEWEHRLALMEKREIPRDAFMASIREMAAEIVERARRYDAETIPGDYATLNAPCPKCGGVVKENYKKFQCETCGWGFFKQIAGRELSADEAETLIRNGRVGPLDGFRSKQGRPFTAELKLDENHEPKFTFANEEEPLDPEAQREALANAEVIGPCPKCGDAVVVWQNGYRCRNNLTPQPTCDFRLAATILQQPIAPEIAAELLREKTTRVLEGFVSARTRRRFKAQLTLDPTGKVGFRFPESKTPRRKAVEERAPE; from the coding sequence ATGAACGACACCACACCCCCACACGGCAAATGGCTCATCATCGCGGAGAAACCCTCGGTGGCCCAGGACATCGCGCGGGCGCTCGGTGGGTTCCAGCGGCAAAAGGATTACTATGAGTCGGACCTTTACGTGCTCTCCTCAGCCGTTGGCCACCTCCTCGAACTCAAGGCACCGGAAGGGGTCGAACCGAAGCGGGGCAAATGGTCGTTCGCCCACCTTCCGGTTCTGCCCGACCACTTCGACCTGCAACCGATCAAAAAGAGCGAAGACCGGCTGAAACTGCTCCTGCGCCTGGCGAAGCGCAAAGACGTGGTGGGCTTGATCAACGCGTGCGACGCCGGGCGGGAAGGGGAGTTGATCTTTCACTACATCGTCACCTACGGCAAAATCAAAAAGCCGGTGAAACGGCTGTGGCTCCAGTCGATGACGCCGCAAGCGATTCGCGCCGCCTTTGCCGAACTGCGCGACCACGAAGCGCTCACCGGTTTGCGGGAAGCCGCGATTTCGCGTGCCGAGAGCGACTGGTTGATCGGGATCAACGGCACGCGTGCGCTTACGGCGTTCAACTCGAAATCGGGTGGCTTCCAACTCACGCCGGTGGGACGGGTACAGACCCCGACGCTTGCGATGGTGGTCGAACGAGAAAAGGCGATCCGCGCATTCACCCCGCGCCCCTACTGGGAGGTTGAAGCCGAATTCGCGATCGCCTCCGGCACCTACCGCGGCCGCTGGTTCCGCGAATCGTTCCAAAAGGGGGACGACCCGGACGCAACGCCCTACCGGCTGTGGCGCGAGGAGGAAGCGCAGGCGATCGTCGATCGCTGTCGCGGTCAAACCGCTACGGTAGAGGAGCGCAGCAAACCCAGCCAGCAGTCGGCGCCGCTCTTGTTCGACCTCACCAGCCTACAACGCGAAGCGAACAGCCGCTTCGGTTTTTCTGCGCGGCAGACGCTGGCGCTTGCGCAAGCGCTCTACGAACGGCACAAGGTGCTGACCTACCCCCGTACCGACGCGAAAGCGCTTCCCGAAGACATGATCGCGACGGTGCGGGAGACACTCGCCCATCTGCCGGACACCTATCAACCCTTCGCCGACAAGATCCTCGCAAACGGCTGGGTGCGGCCCAACAAACGGATCTTCGACAACAGCAAAGTCTCCGACCACTTCGCGATCATCCCCACCGGCGAGCGCCCCAAACACCTCAACGACGCCGAAGCGAAACTCTTCGACCTGGTGGTGCGCCGCTTCCTTGCGATCTTCTACCCTGCCGCGGAGTACCGCATCACCACCCGCATCAGCCGCGTCGGGGAAGACGCGTTCAAAACCGAAGGCAAAGTTCTGGTGCAGCCCGGCTGGCTCGAAGTCTATGGCAAACAGGGCGAAACGGACGACGAAACCGCAACGGGGACGCTTCCGCCGTTGCTGCCTGGTGAAACTGCGAAGGTTGCGGCGATCGAAGCCAAAGCCCTCACCACGAAACCGCCCGCCCGTTTCACCGAAGCCACCCTCCTTTCCGCGATGGAGAGCGCCGGTAAGCTCGTGGAAGATGAAGCACTGCGCGCTGCGATGGCCGAACGTGGCCTGGGAACGCCTGCGACCCGCGCCCAGATCATCGAAGGGCTGATCCAGGACCACTACCTGATCCGCGACGGACGCGAGCTCATTCCCACTCCGAAGGCCTTTTCTCTGATGACGCTCCTCAAAGGGCTCGGGATCGAACTCTTACGTTCACCGGAATTGACCGGAGAGTGGGAGCACCGCCTGGCCCTCATGGAAAAGCGCGAAATCCCGCGCGACGCCTTCATGGCGTCGATCCGCGAAATGGCCGCCGAGATCGTCGAACGCGCCAGACGGTACGACGCGGAAACGATTCCGGGTGACTACGCCACCCTGAACGCGCCATGCCCGAAGTGCGGGGGCGTCGTCAAAGAGAACTACAAGAAGTTCCAGTGCGAAACGTGCGGCTGGGGTTTCTTCAAGCAGATCGCGGGGCGGGAATTGAGCGCGGACGAAGCCGAAACCCTGATCCGCAACGGACGGGTGGGTCCGCTCGACGGGTTCCGCAGCAAGCAAGGGCGGCCGTTTACCGCAGAACTCAAACTCGACGAAAACCACGAACCGAAATTCACGTTCGCAAACGAAGAGGAACCACTCGACCCCGAAGCGCAGCGCGAAGCGCTCGCAAACGCCGAGGTGATCGGTCCCTGTCCGAAGTGTGGCGATGCCGTCGTCGTCTGGCAAAACGGCTACCGTTGTCGTAATAACCTCACGCCGCAGCCTACGTGTGACTTTCGCCTTGCGGCGACGATCCTGCAGCAACCGATCGCCCCGGAAATCGCCGCCGAACTGCTGCGGGAAAAGACCACCCGCGTACTCGAAGGGTTCGTTTCGGCGCGGACCCGTCGCCGCTTCAAAGCGCAATTGACGCTCGATCCGACGGGTAAGGTGGGATTTCGCTTTCCGGAGTCAAAAACACCACGCCGCAAGGCCGTAGAGGAGCGCGCTCCAGAGTAG